Proteins encoded within one genomic window of Platichthys flesus chromosome 13, fPlaFle2.1, whole genome shotgun sequence:
- the sp3a gene encoding transcription factor Sp3a, giving the protein MTAPEQPLKPEEMAAMEVDSSHGDFLSQEDGRGGQLTGTDTWEVLTPTTKDESGMIQIQSQGILTSNGQYVLPLQNLQSQPIFVTSGTASSNANAVPNIQYQVIPQIQTADGQLSFSTSSMTQDATGQIQILPDGSQSLSVTSTANILNNNQNLISQTGNVQQIQGVSIGSSTFNNQGQVVTNVPMGLPGNITFVPINSVDLESLGLSGAQTIATGVTADGQLIMTSQPVDGSESQVKADVQLTQTIPVSDSNANPDLYVPTSSSELHISVNESGQLTQDSSSSSVANEQADSGSGYIQQNNEQSIQVSSATPILQLQQVPVQTTNGQVMQTGGQGLQNVQLINPGTFIIQAQTVTASGQIQWQTFQVQGVQNLQNLQLPTTPPQQITLAPVQTLSLGSGQVSINTGQIPNLQTVTVNSMAQQEGDTDTMGDIQIKEEPDSGEWQLSTDSTLNTSDLSHLRVRLVDDDDQLGQEGKRLRRVACTCPNCKESGGRGSSTGKKKQHICHIAGCGKVYGKTSHLRAHLRWHSGERPFVCSWMFCGKRFTRSDELQRHRRTHTGEKKFVCPECSKRFMRSDHLAKHIKTHQNKKGVNSGSAVVASMESPGSSDSIITTAGGTTLILTNIQQGSNAAQDILANAEIPLQLVTTVAASEVME; this is encoded by the exons ATGACTG CACCAGAACAGCCATTGAAACCAGAAGAGATGGCTGCCATGGAGGTGGACAGCAGTCACGGCGACTTTCTGTCGCAGGAGGACGGCAGGGGCGGCCAG CTCACTGGGACTGACACATGGGAGGTGTTGACACCCACAACAAAGGATGAATCTGGGATGATCCAAATCCAAAGTCAAGGAATATTAACATCAAACGGACAGTATGTTCTTCCTCTTCAAAACCTACAAAGTCAGCCAATCTTTGTGACATCGGGAACGGCCTCCTCCAATGCCAACGCAGTGCCTAACATTCAGTACCAAGTAATTCCTCAGATTCAGACCGCAGACGGACAGCTGAGCTTCTCCACATCAAGCATGACTCAGGATGCCACGGGGCAGATTCAGATCCTGCCTGATGGTAGCCAGAGTCTCAGTGTGACATCAACTGCAAACATCCTTAATAACAACCAGAACCTCATCTCACAGACTGGTAATGTCCAGCAGATCCAGGGGGTTTCTATTGGCAGCTCCACCTTCAACAACCAGGGTCAGGTTGTTACTAATGTGCCTATGGGTTTGCCCGGGAATATCACTTTTGTTCCTATTAACAGCGTGGACTTGGAATCCCTGGGCCTGTCTGGAGCTCAAACTATAGCAACAGGGGTCACTGCTGATGGCCAGTTAATTATGACAAGTCAGCCTGTGGATGGCTCCGAGAGTCAGGTGAAGGCAGATGTTCAACTCACACAGACGATACCAGTCAGTGACTCAAATGCAAATCCTGACCTTTATGTGCCAACGTCTTCCTCTGAGCTCCACATTTCAGTAAATGAATCGGGTCAGCTGACACAGGATTCGTCATCGTCGTCAGTGGCTAATGAACAGGCCGACTCGGGCTCTGGCTACATCCAACAAAACAATGAGCAGAGCATCCAGGTGTCCTCAGCCACACCcatcctccagctgcagcaggtgcCTGTTCAGACCACCAACGGTCAGGTGATGCAGACAGGGGGACAGGGTCTGCAGAACGTCCAGCTGATCAACCCGGGAACCTTCATCATCCAAGCCCAGACGGTCACGGCATCGGGTCAGATACAGTGGCAGACCTTTCAGGTGCAAGGAGTGCAGAACCTGCAGAACCTCCAGCTGCCGACCACACCCCCCCAGCAGATTACCCTGGCCCCTGTCCAGACCCTGTCGCTGGGGTCCGGTCAGGTCAGCATCAACACAGGCCAGATCCCCAACCTGCAGACAGTGACGGTCAACTCGATGGCCCAACAggagggagacacagacacCATGGGAG ACATTCAGATAAAGGAAGAGCCCGACTCTGGAGAGTGGCAGCTGAGCACGGACTCCACCCTGAACACGAGCGATCTGTCCCACCTGCGCGTCAGGCTGGTGGATGACGATGATCAGTTGGGTCAGGAGGGCAAGAGGCTGCGCCGGGTGGCGTGTACTTGCCCCAACTGTAAAGAGTCAGGTGGCAG GGGATCCAGCACGGGGAAAAAGAAGCAGCACATCTGCCACATCGCAGGCTGTGGGAAAGTATACGGGAAGACATCGCACCTGCGAGCCCACCTGCGCTGGCATTCAGGGGAGCGACCTTTTGTTTGCAGCTGGATGTTCTGTGGGAAGAGGTTCACACGCAGCGacgagctgcagagacacaggagaacacacacag GAGAGAAGAAGTTTGTCTGCCCAGAATGTTCCAAGCGCTTCATGCGGAGCGACCACCTGGCGAAGCACATTAAAACTCATCAGAACAAAAAAGGCGTGAACTCTGGCAGCGCCGTGGTGGCCTCGATGGAATCCCCGGGGTCCTCGGACAGTATCATCACCACGGCGGGCGGGACCACCCTCATCCTCACCAACATCCAGCAGGGCTCCAACGCCGCCCAGGACATCCTGGCCAATGCAGAGATCCCGCTCCAGCTCGTCACCACAGTAGCGGCCAGTGAAGTCATGGAGTGA